One Labrus mixtus chromosome 22, fLabMix1.1, whole genome shotgun sequence genomic window carries:
- the myf5 gene encoding myogenic factor 5 — protein sequence MDVFSPSQVYYDRACASSPDSLEFGHGGELTGSEEDEHVRVPGAPHQPGHCLQWACKACKRKSNFTDRRRAATMRERRRLKKVNHAFEALRRCTSANPSQRLPKVEILRNAIQYIESLQDLLREQVENYYGLPGESSSEPGSPLSNCSDGMTDSNSPLWQQLNANYSNTYSYAKNDSLGDKSVGASSLQCLSSIVDRLSSVGSSCGPAAMRDMASTYSPGSSDSQPCTPESPGSRPVYQVL from the exons ATGGATGTCTTCTCACCATCCCAGGTCTACTATGACCGAGCATGCGCTTCGTCGCCGGACAGCCTGGAGTTCGGCCACGGCGGGGAGCTCACCGGCTCCGAGGAGGACGAGCATGTCAGGGTTCCCGGAGCGCCCCACCAGCCAGGACACTGCCTCCAATGGGCCTGCAAAGCCTGCAAGCGCAAGTCCAACTTTACGGACCGCAGGCGAGCCGCGACGATGCGGGAGCGCAGGCGGCTGAAGAAGGTGAACCACGCGTTTGAGGCTTTGAGGCGCTGCACCTCGGCCAACCCGAGCCAACGGCTGCCCAAGGTTGAGATCCTCCGCAACGCCATCCAATACATCGAGAGCCTGCAGGATCTGCTAAGAGAGCAGGTGGAGAACTACTACGGCCTACCCGGAGAGAGCAGCTCCGAGCCGGGGAGCCCACTGTCCAACTGCTCGGACGGCATG ACAGACAGCAACAGTCCGTTGTGGCAACAGCTGAATGCAAACTACAGCAACACTTATTCATATGCAAAGAATG aCAGTTTGGGCGATAAGTCGGTCGGAGCCTCCAGTCTGCAGTGCCTCTCCAGCATCGTTGACCGTCTGTCCTCGGTGGGGTCCAGCTGCGGCCCGGCGGCTATGCGAGACATGGCGTCCACCTACTCCCCCGGCAGCTCTGACTCGCAGCCGTGCACACCGGAGAGCCCCGGATCAAGGCCGGTTTATCAAGTCCTGTGA